Proteins encoded in a region of the Hippocampus zosterae strain Florida chromosome 11, ASM2543408v3, whole genome shotgun sequence genome:
- the msh6 gene encoding DNA mismatch repair protein Msh6 isoform X2 translates to MTRPQVVLPDGDEQVAPFLELAGSRHPCVTKTFFGDDFIPNDIYIGCPGGSEDGEEQKSHASCVLVTGPNMGGKSTLMRQCGLVIVLAQLGCFVPAESLRFTPVDRVFTRLGASDRIMAGESTFFVELSETACILHHATKNSLVLLDELGRGTATYDGTAIACAVVKELAENICCRTLFSTHYHSLVEDYANNPAVRLGHMACMVENECEDPSQETITFLYKFISGACPKSYGFNAARLASLPEMVIQSGHRKAREFEKSTMSRRLFKKLCQFAEDTTQDKTHFNALVQMIQAM, encoded by the exons ATGACTAGGCCGCAGGTTGTTCTCCCAGATGGCGATGAGCAAGTAGCACCCTTCCTCGAGCTCGCCGGTTCTCGTCACCCCTGTgttaccaaaacattttttggcgaTGACTTCATCCCTAATGACATCTACATCGGCTGCCCCGGTGGCAGTGAGGACGGCGAAGAGCAAAAAAGTCATGCCTCCTGTGTCCTCGTCACAGGGCCCAATATGGGCGGAAAGTCCACACTCATGAGACAG TGTGGCCTTGTGATTGTGCTCGCTCAGCTGGGTTGCTTTGTACCGGCCGAGAGTCTGCGATTCACACCAGTCGATCGAGTCTTCACTCGGCTCGGCGCTTCGGATCGTATCATGGCAG GAGAAAGCACCTTCTTTGTTGAGCTGAGCGAGACTGCGTGTATTCTGCACCATGCCACCAAAAACTCACTTGTGCTTCTGGATGAATTAG GAAGGGGCACGGCCACATATGACGGCACAGCCATCGCCTGTGCTGTTGTGAAGGAACTTGCTGAAAATATCTGCTGTCGCACACTCTTCTCTACACACTACCACTCCCTGGTGGAGGACTATGCCAACAATCCAGCGGTGCGCCTCGGCCATATG GCATGCATGGTGGAAAACGAGTGCGAGGATCCAAGCCAAGAAACCATCACATTCCTCTACAAGTTCATTTCTGGGGCGTGTCCCAAGAGCTATGGCTTCAACGCTGCTCGACTTGCCAGTTTGCCAGAAATGGTCATCCAGTCAGggcacagaaaggccagagagTTTGAGAAGAGCACCATGAGCCGCAGACTCTTCAA GAAGCTGTGCCAGTTTGCTGAAGACACCACGCAGGATAAGACCCATTTCAATGCACTTGTTCAGATGATTCAAGCCATGTAA